CATTGCAGGGTGTCTGTGCCGGTGGGATCACGCCCACTGCCAGTGCCGTGATCGGTGACGTGTTACCGTCGGCGGAACGGGCGAAGGCGCTGGGGCTGATCGGCGCCACGTCGGGCATGGCCTTCCTGGTCGGCCCGGTACTGGCGTCGCTCATCCTGGCGGTGGCCGCCTGGCAATGGATCTTTCTGCTCAATCTACCGGTTGCGGCTGCGGTTATCTTTTTGGGCTGGCGCGCGCTCCCCCGTGCGACTGCCGTGCACCGGGCAACTGCCGCCACTGCCTTTGACTGGCCGGGACTGACGCTGCTGGTGCTGATTCTGGTCAGCATCACTCTGGGAATTAATCAGCTTCTTGATCGCTTGCTGGGGTTGACGCTCTGGCCGTGGCTCTTCCTGCTGGTGGCTCTGCTCACCCCACTGCTGGCATGGCGTGAGGTGCGCGCCCCGGTTCCGTTGCTTCCACCGCGTCTGTTTACCAATCGCCAGTTGCAGATTGTCTACCTGCTGGCTGCCGGTTCCGGGATTGCCATGGGGAGCATTATCTTTATCACCTCGGTAGCGGTCAACTTTGGCGTGCCAATCAGTCAGGCCGGCTTCTTCTTGCTACCGCTGGTCTTTCTGGCTTCGGTAACGTCGATCATCGCCGGACGCATCCTGCCACGGATCGGAGGTCGGATGGCGATGCTGATCGGTTACGGCCAACTGATGATTGGGACGGGGTTGCTTGGTCTGCCCGCCGCCCCCTTCTGGCTTTTTATTCTGGCAACGCTGATTATGGGGAGCGGCCTGGGTATCGTGGTTGGTGGCACCCTGCGCGCTCTGGTGCTTGAAGAGGTCGCCGCCGGTGATCGCGGTGTGGCTCAGAGCGTCATTAACATCGCGATCAGCATCGGTACCCTGATCGCCGTTGCTCTGATGGCCAGCATCGCCGAC
This genomic window from Chloroflexus aurantiacus J-10-fl contains:
- a CDS encoding MFS transporter; its protein translation is MASVAVPETDTRRAIMTVLFVGVFMSALDSAIIGPIVPALRAAFAIDNTQVVLVTIIFTLCSLSSTTLMASLSDRYGRRNVYLLNVFGFALGSLIIALSHDLTMVLIGRALQGVCAGGITPTASAVIGDVLPSAERAKALGLIGATSGMAFLVGPVLASLILAVAAWQWIFLLNLPVAAAVIFLGWRALPRATAVHRATAATAFDWPGLTLLVLILVSITLGINQLLDRLLGLTLWPWLFLLVALLTPLLAWREVRAPVPLLPPRLFTNRQLQIVYLLAAGSGIAMGSIIFITSVAVNFGVPISQAGFFLLPLVFLASVTSIIAGRILPRIGGRMAMLIGYGQLMIGTGLLGLPAAPFWLFILATLIMGSGLGIVVGGTLRALVLEEVAAGDRGVAQSVINIAISIGTLIAVALMASIADAFDLSTAYLACTGAMALMTAISLALRRQFSPPSTANAS